The proteins below are encoded in one region of Aquisphaera giovannonii:
- a CDS encoding thiamine pyrophosphate-dependent enzyme codes for MADTTADVLFDRLIDWGVDTIFGLPGDGINGFMEALRTRREKIRFIQVRHEEGAAFAACGYAKFTGRLGVCIATSGPGAIHLLNGLYDAKMDGAPVLAITGQTYHDLMGMHYQQEVNLLGLFTDVAVFNEQINGPRHARSLADVACRTALARRGVAHLNCPNDWQERTEVDASAMNVKGHTSAAWRPPIVIPQEESLRSAAAILNAGTRTVLLVGQGALGAGDEVEKIADLLGAPVVKALLGKAVIPDDSPFCTGGLGLLGTLPSEKAMEECDSLLMVGTSFPYMAYLPDPGQAKAVQVDCDGTRLGLRYPIDVGLVGDAKATLQALIPLLQKRADRSFLEKAQVRVKDWWELMKTREDRTEVPLKPQVIAGHVNELLADNAIITTDSGTITTWAARHLKIRRGMKFSCSGNLATMAVGLPYANGAQVAFPDRQVVAFVGDGGFSMLMPEFITAVKHQLPIKVIIIKNNTLGQIKWEQMVFLGNPEYGVELQPIDFVRFAEACGGVGFHCEKPEEVRPALEMAFKSNKPAVVEAVVDPFEPPMPAQASPKQAVNFAKSLAKGEPNRVRIATTIFRDKVTEFFQ; via the coding sequence ATGGCGGACACGACGGCGGACGTGCTGTTCGATCGGCTGATCGACTGGGGCGTCGACACGATCTTCGGCCTCCCGGGGGACGGCATCAACGGCTTCATGGAGGCCCTCAGGACCCGCAGGGAGAAGATCCGTTTCATCCAGGTGCGCCACGAGGAAGGGGCGGCGTTCGCGGCCTGCGGCTACGCCAAGTTCACCGGCCGGCTGGGCGTCTGCATCGCCACGTCGGGGCCCGGGGCCATCCACCTGCTGAACGGATTGTACGACGCCAAGATGGACGGCGCGCCGGTGCTGGCCATCACCGGGCAAACTTACCACGACCTGATGGGGATGCATTATCAGCAGGAGGTGAACCTGCTGGGCCTGTTCACCGACGTCGCGGTCTTCAACGAGCAGATCAACGGCCCCCGCCACGCCCGCTCCCTGGCCGACGTAGCCTGCCGGACGGCCCTGGCCCGGCGCGGCGTCGCCCACCTCAATTGCCCCAACGACTGGCAGGAGCGAACCGAGGTGGACGCCTCGGCGATGAACGTGAAGGGGCACACGTCCGCCGCGTGGAGGCCGCCGATCGTCATCCCGCAGGAGGAATCCTTGCGGAGTGCCGCGGCGATCCTCAACGCGGGCACGCGGACGGTCTTGCTGGTGGGCCAGGGTGCCCTCGGCGCCGGCGACGAGGTGGAGAAGATCGCCGACCTGCTGGGCGCGCCGGTGGTGAAGGCGCTCCTGGGCAAGGCCGTGATCCCGGACGACTCGCCGTTCTGCACCGGCGGCCTGGGCCTTCTGGGGACGCTCCCCTCCGAGAAGGCGATGGAAGAGTGCGACAGCCTGCTGATGGTCGGCACGAGCTTCCCCTACATGGCCTACCTGCCCGACCCCGGCCAGGCGAAGGCCGTGCAGGTGGACTGCGACGGCACCCGGCTGGGCCTCCGCTACCCGATCGACGTGGGCCTCGTCGGCGACGCGAAGGCGACGCTGCAGGCGCTCATCCCGCTGCTCCAGAAGCGGGCCGATCGCTCGTTCCTGGAGAAGGCGCAGGTCCGCGTCAAGGACTGGTGGGAGTTGATGAAGACGCGTGAGGATCGCACCGAGGTCCCGCTCAAGCCCCAGGTGATCGCGGGGCACGTCAATGAGCTGCTCGCGGATAACGCGATCATCACGACGGACTCCGGAACCATCACCACCTGGGCCGCCCGGCACCTGAAGATTCGCCGCGGGATGAAGTTCTCGTGCTCGGGCAACCTGGCGACGATGGCCGTGGGCCTGCCCTACGCCAACGGCGCCCAGGTCGCCTTCCCTGACCGGCAAGTCGTGGCCTTCGTCGGCGACGGGGGCTTCAGCATGCTCATGCCGGAATTCATCACGGCGGTGAAGCACCAGTTGCCGATCAAGGTGATCATCATCAAGAACAACACGCTCGGCCAGATCAAGTGGGAGCAGATGGTCTTCCTGGGCAACCCGGAGTACGGCGTCGAGCTCCAGCCGATCGACTTCGTCCGGTTCGCGGAGGCCTGCGGCGGCGTGGGCTTCCACTGCGAGAAGCCCGAGGAGGTCCGCCCGGCGCTCGAGATGGCGTTCAAGTCGAACAAGCCGGCCGTCGTCGAGGCGGTCGTCGATCCGTTCGAGCCGCCCATGCCCGCGCAGGCCAGCCCCAAGCAGGCGGTCAACTTCGCCAAGAGCCTGGCGAAGGGGGAGCCGAATCGGGTCCGGATCGCCACGACCATCTTCCGGGACAAGGTGACGGAGTTCTTCCAGTGA
- a CDS encoding GNAT family N-acetyltransferase, producing the protein MTDPTIRTDRLLLRPWREDDLEPFAAMNADPAVMEYFARPLERAESEAFIARIRVHFAQNGFGFWAVEAPGVAPLVGLVGLARPAFLAHFTPCVEIGWRLARAYWGRGYATEAADAALGHGFDVLGLDEIVAFTTAANARSRAVMERLGMSRDPADDFDHPGLPQGHPLSRHVLYRIRREGRRAAGAERQA; encoded by the coding sequence ATGACCGATCCGACCATTCGCACCGATCGCCTGCTGCTCCGCCCCTGGCGCGAGGACGACCTCGAGCCATTCGCGGCCATGAACGCCGACCCGGCGGTGATGGAGTATTTCGCCCGGCCGCTCGAACGCGCCGAGAGCGAGGCCTTCATCGCCCGCATCCGGGTCCACTTCGCGCAGAATGGGTTCGGCTTCTGGGCGGTCGAGGCCCCGGGCGTCGCGCCCTTGGTCGGGCTGGTGGGGCTGGCCCGTCCGGCATTCCTGGCCCACTTCACGCCGTGCGTCGAGATCGGCTGGCGTCTCGCCCGCGCCTATTGGGGCCGGGGGTACGCCACCGAGGCGGCGGACGCCGCGCTCGGCCACGGCTTCGACGTGCTGGGCCTGGACGAGATCGTCGCCTTCACGACGGCGGCGAACGCCCGGTCCCGGGCCGTGATGGAGCGGCTCGGGATGAGCCGCGACCCCGCGGATGACTTCGATCACCCCGGCCTGCCGCAGGGGCATCCGCTGAGCCGGCATGTGCTCTATCGCATCCGTCGCGAGGGCCGGCGGGCGGCCGGCGCCGAGCGACAAGCTTAG
- a CDS encoding RNA polymerase sigma-70 factor → MPEADPVFEEQRPRLARLAYRMLGTLADADDVLQDAYLRWSRGDRSGVESPGAYLSSVVTRLCIDRRQSIEARKEAYVGPWLPEPIVEPDEAAPDRRLEAAESISMAFLVVLESLSPIERAAYLLRRAFDHGYDEIASILGRSEAACRQLVSRAEGRILERRPRFEADPAEAERLTGAFLGACSTGDMDGLLRLLAPDAVVVSDGGGKASAALAPIRGADRVARFFLGVTRKAPPEMAFRRVLVNGRPGLAAVLGGEVFHVLTFDVDDGRIAACFIIRNPDKLARVHLGDGQGWGGGTPDVDVDEVARDPGISGFQGPG, encoded by the coding sequence ATGCCTGAGGCCGATCCCGTGTTCGAGGAGCAGCGCCCCCGGCTCGCCCGCCTCGCCTATCGCATGCTCGGCACGCTGGCCGACGCCGACGACGTGCTCCAGGACGCCTACCTCCGCTGGTCGCGCGGGGACCGCTCCGGGGTGGAGTCGCCGGGGGCATACCTGTCGTCGGTCGTGACCCGGCTCTGCATCGACCGCCGCCAGTCCATCGAGGCGCGGAAGGAGGCCTACGTCGGACCGTGGCTGCCGGAGCCGATCGTCGAGCCGGATGAGGCCGCCCCCGACCGCCGACTGGAGGCCGCGGAGTCGATCTCGATGGCCTTCCTGGTGGTGCTGGAGAGCCTCTCGCCGATCGAGCGCGCGGCCTATCTCCTGCGGAGGGCCTTCGACCACGGCTACGACGAGATCGCCTCGATCCTGGGCCGATCGGAGGCGGCCTGCCGGCAGCTCGTGAGCCGGGCCGAGGGACGAATCCTGGAGCGCCGCCCCCGCTTCGAGGCCGACCCGGCGGAGGCCGAGCGGCTCACGGGCGCGTTCCTCGGCGCCTGCTCGACCGGCGACATGGACGGACTGCTGAGGCTGCTCGCCCCGGATGCCGTCGTCGTCTCCGACGGCGGTGGCAAGGCGTCCGCCGCACTCGCCCCGATCCGCGGGGCCGACCGCGTCGCCCGCTTCTTCCTGGGCGTGACCAGGAAGGCCCCACCCGAGATGGCCTTCCGCCGCGTCCTGGTCAACGGCCGCCCGGGGCTTGCCGCCGTCCTCGGCGGCGAAGTCTTCCACGTGCTGACCTTCGACGTCGACGACGGCCGCATCGCCGCCTGCTTCATCATCCGCAATCCGGACAAGCTCGCCCGCGTCCACCTGGGCGACGGGCAAGGCTGGGGGGGCGGGACTCCGGATGTCGACGTTGACGAGGTCGCCCGCGATCCGGGGATTTCGGGTTTCCAGGGGCCAGGGTGA
- a CDS encoding protoporphyrinogen/coproporphyrinogen oxidase, with the protein MTPRTEYPARVADLVVVGGGLAGLTAAALVARAGRTVVVLEGSKAIGGRAATQARDGIHWNLGPHALYCRGHAFRILRDLGVPFTGRFPDPGRGLLVEGESLFPLPSGAGSLIATGMLSIREKWRLARFLSGLGRLDTRRQDEIPLRDWIRQAAGEGRLAALLRTLIRVSTYADDQERLSAGVALDQLRTALTGNVWYLDGGWQTLVDGLREKAAGWGAEIRTSAGAESVAAGAGGVSVRIAGGETVRGARAIVAVGPAEACDLLLDLAPGSGPPGWASGRIPVRAACLDLALDRLPRPMNRVAFGLDRPLYFSVHSASARLAPDGVAVAHAMKYLGGGDEPSPSDARAELEAWLDRVQPGWRAHVIKSRFLPSMTVAHALPTAEGRGLAGRPPVEVPGRPGVYVAGDWVGGRGLLADASAASAEEAAGRVIEDLSLAAARPSRRLSHA; encoded by the coding sequence ATGACTCCTCGCACGGAATATCCCGCACGCGTCGCGGACCTCGTCGTCGTCGGGGGCGGCCTCGCGGGGCTGACGGCGGCGGCGCTCGTCGCCAGGGCGGGGCGGACCGTCGTCGTCCTCGAAGGCTCGAAGGCGATCGGCGGCCGCGCGGCCACGCAGGCCCGGGACGGCATCCACTGGAACCTCGGCCCGCACGCCCTCTACTGCCGGGGCCATGCGTTCCGGATCCTCCGGGATCTCGGCGTCCCCTTCACCGGCCGGTTCCCCGACCCCGGCCGCGGGCTCCTCGTGGAGGGCGAGAGCCTGTTCCCGCTCCCCTCCGGGGCCGGATCCCTGATCGCGACCGGGATGCTCTCGATCCGCGAGAAATGGCGGCTGGCGCGGTTCCTGTCGGGACTGGGACGCCTCGACACCCGGCGACAGGACGAGATCCCGCTCCGCGACTGGATCCGCCAGGCCGCGGGGGAAGGGCGACTCGCCGCCTTGCTCCGCACGCTCATCCGCGTCAGCACGTACGCCGACGACCAGGAGCGGCTCTCGGCCGGGGTGGCGCTCGACCAGCTGAGGACCGCCCTGACGGGGAACGTGTGGTATCTCGACGGCGGCTGGCAGACGCTCGTGGACGGCCTCCGCGAGAAGGCGGCGGGCTGGGGGGCCGAGATCCGGACGTCCGCCGGGGCCGAATCGGTCGCGGCCGGTGCGGGAGGGGTCTCCGTCCGCATCGCGGGCGGGGAGACGGTGCGAGGCGCCCGGGCGATCGTGGCCGTCGGCCCCGCGGAGGCGTGCGACCTGCTGCTGGACCTCGCCCCCGGGTCGGGCCCGCCCGGATGGGCGTCGGGCCGCATCCCGGTCCGGGCGGCCTGCCTGGACCTGGCGCTGGACCGGCTCCCCCGGCCGATGAACCGGGTGGCCTTCGGGCTCGATCGGCCGCTGTATTTCTCGGTTCATTCCGCGTCGGCGAGGCTCGCGCCGGACGGGGTCGCGGTGGCCCACGCGATGAAGTACCTTGGGGGAGGCGACGAGCCCTCGCCCTCCGACGCCAGGGCCGAGCTGGAGGCCTGGCTCGATCGCGTCCAGCCCGGATGGCGGGCGCACGTCATCAAGAGCCGGTTCCTGCCCTCGATGACGGTCGCACACGCCCTGCCGACGGCCGAGGGTCGCGGGCTCGCGGGCCGGCCGCCCGTGGAGGTCCCCGGACGCCCGGGGGTCTATGTGGCCGGCGACTGGGTCGGCGGCCGCGGCCTCCTCGCCGACGCCTCGGCCGCCTCCGCGGAGGAGGCCGCCGGGCGGGTGATCGAGGACCTCTCCCTCGCGGCGGCACGACCTTCGAGGAGACTCTCCCATGCCTGA
- a CDS encoding NHL repeat-containing protein, which yields MPRLLYVTFHGGSGGIRNIAAWDGNGGDKPAVADVLDTSQLDHDLDELRGFLVVADGTLYLANSYKTSGASPQSVGEILHFDVPGGDGIRPYLGAFCAWSEAGNPGLQHPFDAVLGPDGNVYVANQGQKADPESTNAVTSYHGPGSSQAGQPLPTPHAIYPGTFVGPDAKAKHGVKVLRDAVFGPSKDGQDCLYLSDEKRKEVRRYSSSGAYLDSPVTGGDGLDKPVHLLVSRSGKHLYVGSQGNNSVLSLEVASGKVSTLVDSSSGIDSTAGLAEDEDGWLYVASRKGRQVLRFDHKTGKPDAKPFIASLGDNPEFIMWI from the coding sequence ATGCCCAGGCTCCTGTACGTGACGTTCCACGGCGGCAGCGGCGGGATTCGCAACATCGCCGCCTGGGACGGCAACGGAGGAGACAAGCCGGCCGTGGCCGACGTATTGGACACGAGCCAGCTCGATCATGACCTGGACGAGCTCCGCGGGTTCCTCGTGGTCGCGGACGGGACGCTCTACCTGGCGAATTCGTACAAGACGTCCGGGGCCTCGCCGCAGAGCGTCGGCGAGATCCTCCACTTCGACGTGCCGGGCGGCGATGGCATCCGCCCGTACCTGGGGGCCTTCTGCGCCTGGAGCGAGGCGGGCAATCCGGGGCTCCAGCATCCCTTCGACGCGGTGCTCGGGCCCGACGGCAATGTCTACGTGGCCAACCAGGGGCAGAAGGCCGATCCGGAGAGCACCAATGCCGTGACGTCCTACCACGGCCCCGGATCGTCCCAGGCGGGTCAGCCGTTACCCACCCCGCACGCGATCTATCCCGGCACGTTCGTCGGCCCGGACGCGAAGGCCAAGCACGGCGTGAAGGTCCTCCGCGACGCGGTCTTCGGGCCCAGCAAGGACGGCCAGGACTGCCTCTACCTCTCCGACGAAAAGCGGAAGGAAGTCCGCCGGTATTCGTCATCCGGCGCGTACCTCGACTCGCCCGTGACGGGGGGCGACGGCCTCGACAAGCCGGTCCACCTGCTGGTGAGCCGGAGCGGCAAGCATCTCTACGTCGGCAGCCAGGGCAACAACTCGGTCTTGTCCCTCGAGGTCGCCAGCGGCAAGGTCTCTACCCTCGTCGATTCGTCGTCGGGGATCGACTCCACGGCCGGGCTCGCCGAGGATGAGGACGGCTGGCTCTACGTCGCCAGCCGGAAGGGCAGGCAGGTCCTGCGATTCGACCACAAGACCGGCAAGCCGGACGCGAAGCCGTTCATCGCGTCGCTCGGGGACAATCCCGAGTTCATCATGTGGATCTAA
- a CDS encoding enolase C-terminal domain-like protein, which yields MTTREASPGASPPPTFRADAVVDRVEASAYRIPTDAPEADGTAAWGDTTLVVVEVSAGGGTGLGYTYASSAAASLVRERLADVVLGVDAMATSAAWAGMVAAVRNVGRPGIASTAISAVDVALWDLKARLLGVSLVSLLGPIRDAAPVYGSGGFTTYSLDRLREQLGGWVAAGIPRVKMKIGTHPADDLGRVRAARDAIGPDAELFVDANGAYSRKQALAQAERFAALGVTWFEEPVSSDDLEGLRLIRDRGPAGMDIAAGEYGYTPSYFRRMIDAGAVDVIQADATRCGGITGFLRAAALAEAVGIPLSAHCAPSLHVAAGCAAPNFRHLEYFHDHDRIEHMLFEGTPSPRGGVLRPDATRPGLGLEFRRQDAARFAV from the coding sequence ATGACGACCAGGGAGGCGTCCCCGGGGGCGTCTCCTCCTCCCACGTTCCGGGCCGACGCGGTCGTGGACCGCGTCGAGGCGTCAGCCTACCGGATCCCCACCGATGCGCCGGAGGCGGACGGGACGGCGGCCTGGGGCGACACGACCCTCGTCGTGGTGGAGGTGTCCGCGGGCGGCGGGACCGGGCTGGGCTATACCTACGCCTCCTCGGCAGCGGCCTCGCTCGTCCGCGAGAGGCTCGCCGACGTCGTGCTCGGGGTGGATGCCATGGCGACCTCGGCGGCCTGGGCGGGCATGGTCGCGGCCGTCCGGAATGTGGGCCGGCCCGGCATCGCCTCGACGGCCATCTCGGCGGTGGACGTGGCCCTCTGGGACCTCAAGGCCCGGCTCCTGGGCGTCTCCCTGGTGTCGCTCCTGGGCCCGATCCGGGACGCCGCGCCGGTCTACGGCAGCGGGGGGTTCACGACGTACTCGCTGGACCGGCTCCGGGAGCAGCTCGGCGGCTGGGTCGCCGCGGGCATCCCCCGCGTGAAGATGAAGATCGGCACCCACCCGGCGGACGACCTCGGCCGCGTCCGGGCCGCCCGCGATGCCATCGGGCCGGACGCCGAGCTGTTCGTGGACGCCAATGGGGCCTACTCCCGCAAGCAGGCCCTCGCCCAGGCGGAACGATTCGCGGCGCTCGGCGTCACCTGGTTCGAGGAGCCGGTCTCCTCGGACGACCTGGAGGGTTTGCGGCTGATCCGCGACCGCGGGCCGGCCGGCATGGACATCGCCGCCGGGGAGTACGGCTACACGCCGTCGTACTTCCGGCGGATGATCGACGCCGGCGCCGTGGACGTGATCCAGGCCGACGCCACCCGCTGCGGCGGCATCACGGGGTTCCTCCGCGCGGCCGCCCTGGCGGAGGCCGTCGGGATCCCGCTGTCGGCCCACTGCGCGCCCTCGCTCCACGTCGCGGCGGGGTGCGCGGCACCGAACTTCCGGCATCTCGAGTACTTTCATGACCATGACCGCATCGAGCACATGCTCTTCGAAGGCACGCCTTCGCCCCGCGGCGGCGTGCTGAGGCCCGATGCGACCCGCCCCGGCCTGGGACTGGAATTCAGGCGCCAGGACGCGGCGCGGTTCGCGGTCTGA
- a CDS encoding FAD-binding and (Fe-S)-binding domain-containing protein: protein MLTTAGTRQRRLSDISPSDASALEAALRASVRGEVRFDAGSRSLYATDGSNYRQVPIGVVIPTSVEDVIATVAACRAHGAPVLSRGGGTSLTGGCCNVAVVMDFSKHLNRVLWVDPDRKLARIQPGTKLDHLRLEAEKHGLTFAPDPSTHAYCTLGGMIGNNSCGVHSLIGLGTGRTSDQVDELDILLYDGTRLTVGPTPEDELGRIVSGGGRRGEIYARLKDLRDRYADEVRRRYPEDLPRRVSGYNLDDLLPERGFHVARALSGTEGTCVTVLEAQVHLVPSPRSRSVLVLGYPDVYQAGDHVAEILEAKPMGLEGIDDVLVSDMKKKHIHPQDITLLPEGEGWLIVEFGGANRDESDAKANRLMERLKGLENPPSMKLFDDEAEEEHLWKVRESGLGATARIPGAPDAWEGWEDSAVPPSKVGPYLRDLRGLLRKYGYGCALYGHFGQGCIHTRIDFDLKTAEGVETFRRFLDEAGDLVVSYGGSISGEHGDGQSKAALLPKMFGGDLVRAFGEFKAIWDPLNRMNPHKVVDPYLPGENLRLGPHYHPPQVETHFKFPDDKGSFAYATERCVGVSLCRKDEFGTMCPSYMVTKEEKHSTRGRTHLLFEMLQGDPMKGGWKSEPVKEALDLCLACKACRTECPMNVDMATYKAEFLSHYYEGRVRPRHAYAMGWIHWWARLASLAPGVVNLITHLPIVGKAIQAAGGISTRREMPRFAPETFKAWWRRRAPRNLDRPRVLLWADTFNNHFHPQTAIAAVEVLEAAGFRVDVPMQHLCCGRPLYDFGMLDTAKQLWRDILDALRTDIEAGTPVVGLEPSCVAAFRDELINLFPMDEDARRLASKTYMLSEFLQKHAPDFRPPKLKRKAIVQKHCHHDHVMKFTDEGAVMSRMGMDFEVLDWGCCGMAGSFGFEAEHYDVSVAVGERGMLPAIREAPPDTLIIADGFSCREQIAGLTGRGALHLAQVLQMALREGPGGPSHGLPEADYQPLGRWRPEPSSAAVAAVAGLGALAGIGLAWGMVRAFRPALASESNRGRLPWT from the coding sequence ATGCTCACGACGGCCGGCACACGTCAACGACGGTTGTCCGATATATCGCCCTCGGATGCCTCGGCCCTGGAGGCGGCGCTGCGGGCGAGCGTCCGCGGCGAGGTCCGCTTCGACGCGGGCAGCCGGTCGCTGTACGCGACCGACGGCTCGAATTATCGCCAGGTCCCGATCGGCGTGGTGATCCCGACGAGCGTGGAGGACGTGATCGCGACGGTCGCCGCCTGCCGGGCCCACGGCGCACCGGTCCTTTCCCGGGGCGGCGGCACGAGCCTGACCGGGGGCTGCTGCAACGTCGCGGTGGTGATGGACTTCTCCAAGCACCTCAACCGCGTCCTCTGGGTGGATCCCGACCGGAAGCTCGCCCGCATCCAGCCCGGCACGAAGCTCGACCACCTCCGGCTGGAGGCGGAGAAGCACGGCCTGACCTTCGCACCGGACCCGTCGACGCACGCGTACTGCACGCTCGGCGGGATGATCGGCAACAACTCATGCGGCGTCCATTCGCTGATCGGCCTGGGAACCGGGCGGACCTCGGACCAGGTGGACGAGCTGGACATCCTGCTCTACGACGGCACGCGGCTGACCGTCGGGCCGACGCCGGAGGATGAACTCGGCCGGATCGTCTCGGGGGGTGGCCGCAGGGGAGAGATCTACGCGCGGTTGAAGGACCTCCGCGATCGCTACGCCGACGAGGTCCGCCGCCGCTATCCGGAGGACCTGCCGCGGCGTGTTTCGGGCTACAACCTGGACGACCTGCTGCCCGAGCGCGGGTTCCACGTCGCCCGGGCGCTCAGCGGCACCGAGGGGACGTGCGTGACGGTTCTGGAGGCGCAGGTGCACCTCGTGCCGAGCCCGCGCTCGCGGTCCGTCCTGGTCCTCGGCTACCCGGACGTCTACCAGGCCGGCGATCACGTCGCGGAGATCCTCGAGGCCAAGCCCATGGGCCTCGAGGGGATCGACGACGTGCTCGTCTCCGACATGAAGAAGAAGCACATCCACCCGCAAGACATCACGCTATTGCCGGAGGGGGAGGGGTGGCTGATCGTCGAGTTCGGCGGCGCGAATCGCGACGAGTCGGACGCCAAGGCGAACCGCCTGATGGAGCGGCTGAAGGGGCTGGAGAACCCCCCGAGCATGAAGCTCTTCGACGACGAGGCCGAGGAGGAGCACCTCTGGAAGGTCCGGGAGTCTGGGCTCGGCGCGACGGCTCGTATCCCCGGGGCGCCGGACGCGTGGGAGGGCTGGGAGGATTCCGCCGTCCCGCCGTCGAAGGTCGGCCCGTACCTCCGCGACCTCCGCGGCCTGCTCCGGAAATACGGCTATGGCTGTGCCCTCTACGGGCATTTCGGCCAGGGCTGTATCCATACCCGGATCGACTTCGACCTGAAGACGGCCGAGGGCGTGGAGACGTTCCGCCGGTTCCTCGATGAGGCGGGGGACCTGGTCGTCTCGTACGGGGGCTCCATCTCGGGCGAGCACGGCGACGGCCAGTCGAAGGCGGCGCTCCTGCCCAAGATGTTCGGCGGGGACCTCGTCCGCGCCTTCGGCGAGTTCAAGGCGATCTGGGATCCCCTCAACCGGATGAACCCGCACAAGGTCGTGGACCCCTACCTGCCCGGCGAGAACCTCCGCCTCGGCCCGCACTACCACCCGCCCCAGGTGGAGACGCACTTCAAGTTCCCCGACGACAAGGGGAGCTTCGCCTACGCGACCGAGCGCTGCGTGGGGGTGAGCCTGTGTCGCAAGGACGAATTCGGGACGATGTGCCCCAGCTACATGGTCACGAAGGAGGAGAAGCACTCCACCCGGGGCCGGACGCACCTGCTCTTCGAGATGCTCCAGGGCGACCCGATGAAAGGCGGCTGGAAGAGCGAGCCGGTCAAGGAGGCGTTGGACCTCTGCCTGGCGTGCAAGGCGTGCCGGACCGAGTGCCCGATGAACGTGGACATGGCCACGTACAAGGCGGAGTTCCTCTCGCACTACTACGAGGGCCGGGTGCGGCCGCGGCACGCCTATGCGATGGGCTGGATCCACTGGTGGGCGCGGCTCGCCTCGCTGGCGCCCGGCGTGGTGAACCTGATCACGCACCTGCCGATCGTCGGCAAGGCCATCCAGGCGGCGGGGGGGATCTCGACGCGGCGGGAGATGCCCCGATTCGCCCCGGAGACGTTCAAGGCCTGGTGGAGGCGCCGGGCGCCGCGGAACCTCGACCGGCCCAGGGTCCTCCTCTGGGCGGACACGTTCAACAACCACTTCCACCCCCAGACGGCGATCGCGGCGGTGGAGGTGCTGGAGGCGGCCGGCTTCCGGGTGGACGTGCCGATGCAGCACCTCTGCTGCGGCCGGCCGCTCTACGACTTCGGCATGCTCGACACGGCGAAGCAGCTCTGGCGCGACATCCTCGACGCCCTGCGGACGGACATCGAGGCGGGCACGCCGGTCGTCGGCCTTGAGCCGAGCTGCGTGGCCGCCTTCCGGGACGAGCTCATCAACCTCTTCCCGATGGACGAGGACGCGAGGCGGCTCGCCTCGAAGACCTACATGCTCAGCGAATTCCTCCAGAAGCACGCGCCGGACTTCCGCCCGCCGAAGCTGAAGCGGAAGGCGATCGTCCAGAAGCACTGCCACCACGACCACGTGATGAAGTTCACCGACGAGGGCGCGGTGATGTCGCGGATGGGCATGGACTTCGAGGTGCTGGACTGGGGCTGCTGCGGGATGGCCGGGTCGTTCGGCTTCGAGGCGGAGCACTACGACGTCTCGGTGGCGGTCGGCGAGCGCGGGATGCTGCCCGCCATCCGGGAGGCCCCGCCGGACACCCTCATCATCGCCGACGGTTTCAGCTGCCGCGAGCAGATCGCCGGGTTGACCGGCCGCGGGGCGCTGCACCTCGCGCAGGTGTTGCAAATGGCCCTGCGCGAGGGCCCCGGCGGGCCTTCGCACGGCCTGCCCGAAGCGGACTACCAGCCGCTGGGCCGCTGGCGGCCCGAGCCGTCCTCGGCGGCCGTCGCCGCGGTCGCGGGCCTGGGAGCCCTGGCGGGCATCGGCCTGGCCTGGGGGATGGTGCGGGCGTTCCGCCCGGCGCTCGCGAGCGAATCGAATCGAGGGAGGTTGCCATGGACGTGA
- the metF gene encoding methylenetetrahydrofolate reductase [NAD(P)H], with translation MHILDIFHAHPTTFSFEFFPPKTDKASDELFETIADLQELKPSFVSVTYGAGGSTRERTHDLIVRIQRETDLTAVSHLTCVCHSREELGAILDRYAGSGIENILALGGDPPRNLAGYDRAQDAFRYASELVDFIRGHAIAGDPRGFGIGVAGFPEGHPGTPNRLQEMDNFKRKVDAGADYICTQLFFKNEDFYDFRERCELAGIKVPILAGIMPVTSRETLTRIAELALGARIPSGVLRGVDRCDGDNAGVAKFGIHWATEQCRDLLDNNVRGLHFYTLNRSHATRRIYENLGVKDSESLVARARA, from the coding sequence ATGCACATACTCGACATCTTCCACGCACACCCCACGACCTTCAGCTTCGAGTTCTTCCCGCCGAAGACGGACAAGGCATCGGACGAGCTGTTCGAGACGATCGCCGACCTCCAGGAGCTGAAGCCGTCGTTCGTGTCGGTGACGTACGGCGCGGGGGGCTCGACGCGGGAGCGGACGCACGACCTGATCGTCCGGATCCAGCGGGAGACGGACCTGACGGCGGTCTCCCACCTCACGTGCGTCTGCCACTCCCGGGAGGAGCTCGGCGCGATCCTGGACCGCTACGCGGGCTCCGGCATCGAGAACATCCTCGCCCTGGGCGGGGACCCGCCCCGCAACCTGGCCGGATATGACCGGGCGCAGGACGCGTTCCGGTACGCCTCGGAGCTCGTCGATTTCATCCGCGGGCACGCCATCGCGGGCGACCCGAGGGGCTTCGGCATCGGCGTGGCCGGGTTCCCCGAGGGGCACCCAGGCACGCCCAACCGGCTCCAGGAGATGGACAACTTCAAGCGCAAGGTGGACGCGGGCGCGGACTACATCTGCACCCAGCTCTTCTTCAAGAACGAGGACTTCTACGACTTCCGCGAGCGCTGCGAGCTCGCCGGCATCAAGGTGCCCATCCTCGCCGGCATCATGCCCGTGACGTCCCGCGAGACGCTGACGCGGATCGCCGAGCTCGCCCTGGGGGCGCGGATCCCCTCCGGCGTCCTACGGGGCGTCGATCGCTGCGACGGCGACAACGCAGGGGTCGCCAAGTTCGGCATCCATTGGGCGACCGAGCAGTGCCGCGACCTCCTGGACAACAACGTCCGCGGCCTCCATTTCTACACGCTGAACCGCTCCCACGCGACCCGGAGGATCTACGAGAACCTGGGCGTGAAGGACTCCGAGTCGCTCGTGGCCAGGGCCCGCGCCTGA